The Deltaproteobacteria bacterium RBG_16_64_85 genome segment GTCATCATGGGCCGCCTGATTCCCGCCGGGACGGGGGGAATCCTCTACCGGACGGCGGGGTTCGAGGCCGACCCGCCGCTGCCCACGGAGGTGCGGGAAGAGGTGCTGCCGGAAGACGGTGCCGAAGAGGAAGAAACCGGTTGACATGATATTTCCGCCATGGTAAAAAAAATGATTCTGTTTAGAGCAAAAAGGAACTGAAAACGGGAAGGAAAACCGAAGGAATGCCCACGATCAACCAGCTGGTCCGGAAAGGCCGCGAAGTGGAGGCGGTGAGGAGCAACTCCCCCGCGCTCGAACGCTGTCCGCAGAAGAGGGGAGTCTGCCTCCGCGTCTATACCACCACGCCGAAGAAGCCGAACTCGGCTCTCCGGAAGGTCGCCAGGATCCGTCTGACCAACGGGGTCGAGGTGACCGTTTACATCCCCGGCGAAGGGCACAATCTGCAGGAGCATTCGGTCGTGTTGATCCGGGGGGGCAGAGTCAAGGACCTCCCCGGCGTGCGGTATCACATCATCCGTGGAAAGCTGGATTCCGTTGGTGTCCAGGACAGACGGAAGTCGCGGTCGAAGTACGGCACCAAGCGACCCAAATAGCTTTCCCTAACCGGATTCAGAAGTACCGGCCTTTCCCCGGCGGGTCTGCCGGAACGGGTGAAAAGAGCGGAAAACGCGGTCGCGTGGGAACGATGCGTCCCGGCGGGGGCGTTTGCCGGTTTTTGGAACGACAGTCATCTGTTGGAGGAGGCGAACCTCATGCCCAGGCGCGGATATGTGTCCAAGCGGGGAGTGGATTCGGACCCCGTGTACGGCGACGTGCTCGTCGCGAAAATGATTCATGCCGTGATGAAAGAGGGGAAGAAGCGCGTCGCCGAGAACGTGGTTTACGGCTCGATGGACATCATCAAGGACAAGACCAAGGAGGACCCGGTCGTCGTTCTCAAGAAGGCGATCGAGAACGCGAAGCCCCTCGTCGAGGTCAAGTCCCGGCGGGTCGGCGGGGCGACCTACCAGGTCCCCATCGAGGTCCGGCCCGACCGGCGC includes the following:
- a CDS encoding 30S ribosomal protein S12, which produces MPTINQLVRKGREVEAVRSNSPALERCPQKRGVCLRVYTTTPKKPNSALRKVARIRLTNGVEVTVYIPGEGHNLQEHSVVLIRGGRVKDLPGVRYHIIRGKLDSVGVQDRRKSRSKYGTKRPK
- a CDS encoding 30S ribosomal protein S7; translated protein: MPRRGYVSKRGVDSDPVYGDVLVAKMIHAVMKEGKKRVAENVVYGSMDIIKDKTKEDPVVVLKKAIENAKPLVEVKSRRVGGATYQVPIEVRPDRRLSLSIRWLVGFARDRAEKTMVAKLSAELIDAFNNRGTTIKKKEDTHKMAEANKAFAHYRW